A stretch of Lactiplantibacillus brownii DNA encodes these proteins:
- a CDS encoding PBSX family phage terminase large subunit, with protein MTTVVKLKSKVAPSFRQLHVDIKQQRHSNYWLKGGRGSTKSSFVSIEIILGIMKDPQANAVVLRKVAATLRDSVYDQYLWAIDALGVQDYWKDSVSPMTLTYKPTGQQIRFKGADKPRKIKSQKFRHGFTKFKHYEEVDEFAGWPEIRSMNQSLNRGGSDIITFYSYNPPASQNSWVNLTTDKESLRPDTLVHASDYLTVPRGWLGKEFLADAEQLKLDNPKAYAHEYMGEVTGTGAEVFDNIIKRQITDDELQLFDNIKRGLDFGFASDPLAFVETYFDVARHRLYIFNEIYQVGLKNRNAVELIKRLNPENKAIVADSASPGVIAEYRDMGLNVIGARKGPGSRDQGYKWLQDLREIIIDPVRCPNAAREFTGYELERDKNGNLKAEYPDGNDHTNDATRYAEESLIRKGGFKPWK; from the coding sequence ATGACGACAGTGGTGAAACTAAAGAGTAAGGTTGCGCCATCGTTCCGCCAGCTTCACGTTGACATCAAGCAGCAGCGACACAGTAACTATTGGTTAAAAGGCGGTCGTGGTAGTACGAAGTCTAGTTTTGTCTCGATCGAGATTATCTTGGGCATCATGAAGGACCCGCAAGCTAATGCAGTCGTGTTGCGGAAGGTTGCGGCGACTCTGCGTGATTCGGTCTATGATCAGTACTTATGGGCGATTGACGCGCTGGGTGTTCAAGACTACTGGAAGGATTCAGTTAGTCCAATGACGCTCACGTACAAGCCGACAGGTCAGCAGATCCGTTTCAAAGGTGCCGACAAACCACGGAAGATTAAGTCGCAGAAGTTTCGCCATGGATTCACTAAATTTAAGCACTATGAAGAGGTTGACGAGTTCGCCGGTTGGCCGGAAATTCGTTCGATGAACCAATCACTAAACCGTGGTGGCTCGGATATTATCACGTTTTACTCGTACAATCCGCCAGCTAGTCAGAACAGTTGGGTTAACCTGACTACTGACAAAGAAAGCTTGCGTCCCGACACCTTGGTGCATGCAAGTGACTATCTGACTGTGCCAAGAGGATGGCTAGGCAAGGAGTTCTTAGCTGATGCCGAGCAACTTAAACTAGACAATCCTAAAGCGTACGCTCATGAGTATATGGGCGAAGTCACGGGGACAGGCGCCGAGGTGTTTGATAATATTATCAAGCGCCAAATCACGGATGATGAACTACAACTATTCGATAACATTAAGAGAGGTCTTGACTTCGGTTTTGCGAGTGATCCGCTAGCCTTTGTTGAGACCTATTTTGATGTCGCGAGACACCGGCTGTATATCTTCAATGAAATCTATCAGGTCGGCTTAAAAAACCGTAATGCGGTTGAACTGATTAAGCGACTCAATCCAGAGAACAAGGCAATCGTTGCAGATTCGGCATCACCGGGCGTGATTGCTGAGTACCGCGACATGGGATTGAACGTGATTGGAGCGCGTAAAGGTCCTGGCAGCCGTGATCAAGGTTATAAGTGGCTGCAGGATTTACGTGAAATTATTATTGATCCAGTACGGTGCCCCAACGCCGCCCGTGAGTTCACCGGCTACGAGTTGGAACGTGACAAGAACGGTAATTTGAAAGCCGAATATCCAGACGGCAACGATCATACGAACGATGCTACGAGATATGCAGAGGAATCACTAATTAGGAAAGGAGGATTTAAACCTTGGAAGTAA
- a CDS encoding terminase small subunit, with product MDKREQAGKDYIAGMKYKDISAKYGVPVGTLKSWRARDHWEKDATATQKVQPKVKKDAPKVAPKIVEELEANNELTEKQKLFCLFYLQRFNATWAYQQAYKSSYEVALTNGPRMLGNARIKLQLAELKKQQSTDLYFDIQDIINELRQISRADARDVVDFKTVKRLSWYKVRDKVGPYEDSNGHFRWEPKIDPETGEQAFYYENIVKLHDSNEIDTSNIKSIRIDKGEAVVEMYDKYKALDSLAKYADIYTTVRDSQGVQIKDDIEGDDGDDDSGETKE from the coding sequence ATGGATAAACGAGAACAGGCTGGCAAAGACTACATTGCCGGGATGAAGTACAAAGATATTTCAGCTAAGTATGGTGTGCCAGTTGGAACGCTTAAGTCGTGGCGTGCTCGTGACCACTGGGAAAAGGATGCAACTGCAACCCAAAAAGTGCAACCAAAAGTAAAAAAGGATGCACCCAAGGTTGCACCTAAAATAGTAGAAGAATTAGAGGCAAACAACGAGCTGACTGAAAAGCAAAAACTGTTCTGCCTCTTTTATTTACAACGTTTTAATGCGACGTGGGCGTACCAGCAAGCATACAAGTCTAGCTATGAGGTGGCACTAACCAACGGGCCACGGATGCTCGGAAATGCTCGGATTAAATTACAACTGGCTGAGCTAAAAAAACAACAGTCAACCGATTTGTATTTCGATATTCAAGATATCATCAATGAACTACGCCAGATATCCAGAGCCGACGCCAGAGATGTCGTTGATTTCAAGACGGTCAAGCGGCTGTCTTGGTATAAGGTGCGCGATAAAGTTGGACCGTATGAGGATAGTAACGGTCACTTTAGGTGGGAGCCTAAGATTGATCCTGAAACCGGTGAGCAAGCATTCTATTACGAGAATATAGTTAAGTTGCATGACAGCAATGAAATTGATACCAGCAATATCAAGTCGATTCGAATCGACAAGGGTGAGGCTGTGGTCGAGATGTATGACAAGTACAAAGCACTGGATAGCCTTGCCAAGTATGCTGATATCTACACAACGGTACGTGATTCGCAGGGTGTTCAAATTAAAGATGATATCGAAGGAGATGATGGCGATGACGACAGTGGTGAAACTAAAGAGTAA
- a CDS encoding ATP-binding protein, whose product MKRIKELFDPAKVQAIAAAKGIDVSKLPTKEQLDEATLKRAQQAVVVNHQRYYRAMSVWSGNVRLQFKFNDWDVQKQTNSEVAKKLGNQAFVLAKQLKTAKFNVLLSGVYGVGKTSLALAIADQLAQSGQTVMFVSTAELLRLVNDKYEAPDVRIRLIEIGKAMKSVDVLILDDFGTEGGKPTENNYYKPVHRDLQTMMYQVANARCDFEHNEVKHSTIVTTNNTRGQLESMYDKKIIDRLLSKVKAHQLLFDEMKGVRNV is encoded by the coding sequence GTGAAACGAATTAAAGAGTTATTCGATCCAGCCAAGGTTCAAGCAATTGCCGCAGCTAAAGGCATCGATGTGAGCAAACTGCCAACTAAGGAACAATTGGATGAAGCAACGCTCAAACGTGCTCAGCAGGCCGTTGTGGTGAATCACCAGCGATACTATCGTGCGATGTCTGTTTGGTCGGGAAACGTACGACTGCAGTTCAAATTTAATGATTGGGATGTACAAAAGCAGACTAATAGTGAGGTAGCTAAAAAGTTAGGTAATCAGGCGTTTGTATTAGCCAAGCAATTAAAGACGGCTAAATTTAATGTGCTGTTGTCCGGTGTTTACGGTGTTGGTAAGACCTCACTAGCATTGGCAATTGCTGACCAGTTGGCACAGTCAGGCCAAACGGTCATGTTTGTTTCAACCGCCGAACTACTCCGGCTTGTTAATGATAAGTACGAGGCGCCGGACGTGCGTATCCGATTGATTGAGATTGGCAAGGCCATGAAGTCGGTGGACGTGTTGATCCTTGATGATTTCGGCACTGAGGGCGGTAAGCCGACCGAGAACAACTACTACAAGCCAGTTCACCGCGACCTGCAGACGATGATGTACCAAGTGGCTAATGCCCGCTGTGACTTTGAGCATAACGAAGTGAAGCACTCAACCATCGTAACGACCAATAACACACGAGGACAACTGGAATCCATGTACGACAAGAAGATTATTGATCGGCTATTGAGCAAAGTTAAGGCGCATCAATTGCTATTTGACGAGATGAAGGGAGTACGGAACGTATGA
- a CDS encoding DUF669 domain-containing protein — protein sequence MALFTADSKNVFGQTVEEAGTYNVVVAPSSQFTNSKQTGKPMAVFDYEVIDGKYAGGQIRFDNEVWDGSTKEKADQSAKRFSTIAVALGAADGTVFDSVEQFVSQSIGHRLAVSADWETSQNGKTYLAVRGYQAFMSDGSKPNGKVRPQGQSATPSNGFGSKSAPNQNAGGFGNQPTGQTNAFGAQTPQSNNTGAGYSNANYRGGMSDDIPDNLPF from the coding sequence ATGGCTTTATTTACAGCAGATTCAAAGAATGTTTTCGGACAAACGGTGGAGGAAGCAGGTACTTACAACGTTGTCGTTGCACCTAGCTCTCAATTCACGAATAGCAAGCAAACAGGCAAGCCGATGGCGGTTTTTGACTACGAGGTCATTGATGGTAAGTACGCCGGTGGTCAGATTCGATTTGACAATGAAGTTTGGGACGGGTCAACCAAAGAGAAGGCAGACCAATCAGCCAAGCGATTCAGCACTATTGCCGTAGCATTAGGCGCAGCGGATGGTACCGTGTTTGATTCAGTTGAGCAATTTGTTAGTCAATCGATTGGACATAGACTTGCTGTGAGTGCTGATTGGGAAACTAGTCAAAATGGCAAAACGTACCTTGCTGTTCGTGGGTATCAAGCATTTATGTCAGACGGGAGCAAGCCGAACGGTAAAGTGCGCCCGCAAGGCCAATCAGCCACACCAAGTAATGGCTTCGGCAGTAAAAGCGCTCCTAACCAGAACGCCGGCGGATTTGGAAACCAGCCTACAGGCCAGACTAATGCGTTTGGCGCACAGACACCGCAATCAAACAACACCGGCGCTGGCTATTCCAACGCCAACTATCGGGGAGGCATGTCCGATGATATTCCGGACAATTTGCCCTTTTAA
- a CDS encoding minor capsid protein, whose protein sequence is MVVKMGKLSYWERRQLKVKARQLDNSARLERVMQAELVKTYHDIAKEASMWVDRYAKNQGVNSEQAMKSLQGIKTKHWQMTLEQFEAKAKQGGYETELNNEYYRSRIARLSALEEQIRRLTKGLARKHAATMRTALSKQYDDTYMRTTYNIQAQQGAFTADFAQFNETQLEMIVSSPWTKDGKDFSKRIWQNYQQELPSYLMDSLFRATVMGWGPQKVGQMMHAQFQDVQRNRVHNLVTSEMGHIAEEATAKSYEESDIDEYEYMATLESHTCTICGHLDGKRFKMSERQVGVNYPLIHARCRCTTVPFIADLPDVGERWMRDPETGKGRLIKNVKFDEWKRQYVDKDTQTIWNTHDIRKLTTDAPIRQLREMSKEQIVSLIDEVKRPRPDIMQDVYHGAYRQNMLDRATKLGYDALPTSISQADAKQIPDKAKIYRYTDRKQQFLYGALEYSTTNNSLNGRGIYFGTDYEYARDKYGGGNSELVTAVMSSDAIIVEQLVFQAEVQQIMKRFDIDTYPDATIGEMLFDIIGMQLGIDGWYNSNGDKYVVLNRGKLGVINESK, encoded by the coding sequence ATGGTGGTAAAGATGGGGAAGCTTAGTTATTGGGAACGCCGGCAACTAAAAGTTAAAGCACGCCAGCTAGATAACTCGGCCAGACTTGAACGGGTGATGCAAGCCGAACTGGTTAAGACTTATCACGACATCGCAAAGGAAGCGTCGATGTGGGTTGACAGATACGCTAAAAATCAAGGTGTCAACTCAGAGCAAGCCATGAAGTCGTTACAAGGTATCAAAACCAAGCACTGGCAAATGACGCTTGAGCAGTTCGAGGCCAAGGCCAAACAAGGCGGCTATGAAACGGAACTCAATAATGAGTATTATCGTAGCCGTATTGCAAGACTAAGTGCCTTAGAGGAACAAATTCGACGGCTAACCAAAGGACTTGCTCGTAAACATGCTGCGACCATGCGAACGGCGCTAAGCAAGCAGTACGACGATACGTATATGCGAACGACGTATAATATACAGGCGCAACAAGGTGCATTCACTGCGGACTTTGCACAGTTTAACGAGACTCAATTAGAAATGATTGTATCTAGTCCTTGGACGAAAGATGGCAAAGACTTTTCGAAGCGAATCTGGCAAAACTATCAGCAGGAGTTGCCAAGCTATTTAATGGATTCATTGTTCAGAGCGACAGTCATGGGCTGGGGACCACAAAAGGTTGGCCAGATGATGCATGCCCAGTTCCAAGACGTGCAACGTAATCGAGTGCATAATTTGGTCACGTCTGAGATGGGCCACATTGCGGAAGAAGCCACGGCCAAGAGTTACGAAGAGAGTGACATTGACGAGTATGAGTACATGGCGACGTTAGAGAGTCACACTTGCACAATCTGTGGTCATTTAGACGGCAAGCGTTTTAAGATGTCTGAGCGCCAAGTTGGTGTCAATTATCCGCTCATTCATGCCCGTTGCCGGTGTACGACTGTTCCATTCATTGCTGACTTACCAGACGTTGGAGAGCGTTGGATGCGTGATCCTGAAACTGGTAAAGGCAGACTGATTAAAAATGTTAAATTTGACGAATGGAAACGTCAGTATGTTGACAAGGATACTCAAACAATTTGGAATACTCACGATATACGAAAACTTACTACTGATGCACCAATTAGGCAATTACGTGAGATGAGTAAAGAACAAATTGTAAGTTTGATTGATGAAGTGAAACGACCACGACCGGATATCATGCAAGATGTCTACCATGGTGCCTATCGTCAGAACATGCTAGACCGCGCCACTAAACTGGGCTATGATGCTTTGCCGACCAGTATCAGTCAGGCGGATGCCAAGCAGATTCCGGATAAAGCAAAAATTTACCGGTATACTGATCGTAAGCAGCAGTTCCTATATGGAGCATTAGAATATTCAACAACAAATAATTCATTGAATGGTCGTGGCATTTATTTTGGTACTGATTATGAATACGCAAGAGATAAATATGGTGGTGGGAATAGCGAGTTAGTAACAGCTGTAATGAGTAGTGATGCAATCATTGTGGAGCAACTAGTATTTCAGGCAGAAGTACAACAAATAATGAAACGGTTTGATATTGATACGTACCCAGATGCAACAATTGGTGAAATGCTTTTTGATATAATAGGCATGCAACTTGGTATTGATGGATGGTATAATTCAAATGGTGATAAGTATGTTGTATTGAATCGTGGAAAGCTGGGTGTTATCAATGAAAGTAAATGA
- a CDS encoding YjcQ family protein: MAKDDYFVVMYLLLKRLYGLLKQGKQIDDKELDELGRQYNRDYWNYILYNLNNEGYITGIQRLQTLSGDSFIHKNVQITPAGIEYLFSNSMMERVKNTLKDIKSIVPGI; encoded by the coding sequence TTGGCTAAAGACGATTATTTTGTAGTGATGTATTTGTTACTTAAGCGACTTTATGGATTATTAAAACAAGGCAAGCAGATTGATGATAAGGAATTGGATGAATTAGGCCGACAGTATAACCGAGATTATTGGAATTATATTCTATATAATCTTAACAATGAAGGGTATATCACCGGGATTCAACGACTTCAAACACTTTCTGGTGATAGCTTTATTCATAAAAACGTTCAGATTACGCCTGCTGGAATTGAGTACTTGTTTAGTAATTCAATGATGGAGAGAGTAAAAAATACGTTAAAAGATATTAAAAGCATAGTTCCCGGTATTTAG
- a CDS encoding phage portal protein: MEVKPMIELLKRTDPRRVKFAEKFRRSLRYYSNENDITLRNNGESKTNDDGKDEILRHADNRVSSNFHQLLVDQEAGYLATVPPAIDVEDEALNDEIKEALGDNFNLRLNQLVVDSSNAGIAWLHYWIDDDNQFRYGVVPPDQVTPIYSNDLDRKLLALRRSYKQLDPDTAKYYSIHEYWTSDDVTVFKSRLPDYSDLTTMDDRFSITDVSSGQDLGASSSIKHGFGRIPFIGFPKNKYERPDLFKYKGLVDVYDDVFNGFVNDLDDVQQVILVLTNYGGTDLDIFMKTLKENKAVKMDSIGPGDKSGVDKLTIDIPVEARDNVLQRTDSKIFVDGQGINPVDFKAIGNASGTAIKALYGHLELKASVTESYFRDSITELVRAIMRWLKVSDADGRSITQTWTRTSIQNDLEQAQTLAQVAQYSSAETIAKGNPLVPSDGWQDEVKARQDDIVVNDGYGNQQAQDDLNDGGKDGEA; this comes from the coding sequence TTGGAAGTAAAACCAATGATTGAACTACTAAAGAGGACCGATCCGCGAAGAGTTAAGTTTGCTGAAAAGTTTCGTAGGTCATTGCGATATTATTCAAACGAGAATGATATCACGTTGCGCAACAATGGCGAATCTAAAACCAATGATGATGGCAAAGACGAGATTCTACGTCACGCTGATAATCGTGTGAGTTCCAACTTTCACCAATTGCTGGTTGATCAAGAGGCTGGTTATCTAGCTACGGTGCCTCCGGCAATTGACGTTGAAGATGAAGCGTTGAACGATGAGATCAAGGAGGCGTTGGGTGATAACTTTAATTTGCGACTCAATCAGCTTGTTGTTGATAGCAGTAATGCGGGGATTGCTTGGCTGCATTACTGGATTGATGATGATAATCAATTTCGTTATGGGGTTGTTCCGCCTGACCAAGTGACACCAATTTATAGTAACGACTTAGACCGTAAGCTATTAGCGTTGCGGCGGTCATATAAGCAACTTGATCCAGACACAGCTAAGTATTATTCAATCCACGAATACTGGACTAGCGATGATGTTACCGTGTTTAAATCCCGATTGCCTGATTATAGTGATCTAACTACGATGGACGATCGGTTTAGCATTACGGATGTTTCAAGTGGTCAAGACTTGGGGGCTAGCAGCTCAATCAAGCATGGATTTGGTCGGATACCATTTATTGGCTTTCCTAAGAACAAGTATGAGCGACCAGATCTATTCAAATACAAGGGGCTAGTTGATGTCTATGACGATGTCTTCAATGGCTTTGTAAATGACCTCGATGATGTTCAGCAAGTTATCTTAGTGCTCACCAACTACGGTGGAACTGACTTAGATATATTCATGAAGACATTGAAAGAAAACAAAGCTGTGAAGATGGATAGCATTGGCCCTGGCGATAAGTCAGGCGTCGATAAGTTAACCATCGATATTCCTGTTGAAGCTCGTGATAACGTTCTGCAGCGTACTGACAGCAAGATATTTGTTGATGGTCAGGGCATTAACCCGGTTGACTTTAAAGCGATTGGTAATGCCTCAGGAACGGCAATTAAAGCATTGTACGGGCATCTTGAACTCAAAGCGTCGGTCACTGAATCTTACTTTAGAGACTCGATTACCGAATTGGTCCGCGCAATTATGCGCTGGCTTAAGGTTAGCGATGCGGATGGCCGTTCAATCACGCAAACGTGGACTCGGACGTCGATTCAAAATGACTTGGAGCAGGCTCAAACACTCGCGCAGGTCGCTCAATATTCTAGTGCTGAGACGATTGCTAAAGGCAATCCATTAGTGCCTAGCGATGGCTGGCAAGATGAGGTCAAAGCACGTCAGGATGATATTGTCGTTAATGATGGCTATGGCAATCAGCAGGCACAGGATGATCTGAACGATGGTGGTAAAGATGGGGAAGCTTAG
- a CDS encoding DUF1642 domain-containing protein, translating to MIKIYRKTAMIQAEQFDGSEEMIVQYGVVRERSVYYNGGFDCYIPPRRNSLRLNDWIVTKFSGKYKVISDDVFKQTYAELPVVPVEVAMVIQKYKRKGWDIMRFMYDNWEQYEDYSNWINDNSEIAARAWLDGYQVEES from the coding sequence ATGATTAAAATTTATCGTAAGACGGCTATGATTCAGGCTGAGCAGTTCGATGGCAGCGAGGAGATGATTGTTCAATATGGTGTTGTTCGTGAACGGTCAGTTTACTATAATGGTGGTTTTGACTGCTATATTCCACCGAGACGCAATTCTCTTCGCTTGAATGATTGGATAGTAACCAAATTTAGTGGCAAATATAAGGTGATTAGTGATGATGTGTTCAAGCAGACGTATGCTGAGTTGCCGGTGGTTCCGGTAGAGGTAGCCATGGTGATTCAGAAGTACAAACGTAAGGGCTGGGATATCATGCGCTTTATGTATGACAATTGGGAACAATATGAGGATTATAGCAATTGGATTAATGATAACTCTGAGATAGCGGCTCGCGCGTGGCTCGATGGCTATCAAGTGGAGGAGAGCTAA
- a CDS encoding AAA family ATPase: MKFYEDGKIPVIPNMYFIYGDGGTGKTSLVSQFVGHKLLFSFDLSSNVLIGNKDVDVVIFEHQDAPNVQGLVEQMIMRAIGNPKYQVIVLDNVTALQNLVLANINDSKDNRQNYQALQLWFRGLGTILKESGKTIYATAHQIDNGADGMNNDGRFAADMNEKTFNAFTGLFDLVGRIYLKDGKRMIDMDPEKGNHAKNRIDERKLIEADELIKSKGEK, from the coding sequence ATGAAGTTTTATGAGGACGGAAAGATTCCTGTAATTCCAAACATGTACTTTATCTATGGTGACGGCGGGACTGGGAAAACGTCATTAGTTAGCCAATTTGTAGGGCACAAGCTATTGTTTAGCTTTGACCTGTCGAGCAATGTGCTGATTGGTAACAAAGACGTGGACGTTGTCATCTTTGAACATCAAGATGCACCGAACGTGCAGGGACTCGTTGAGCAAATGATTATGCGAGCAATTGGCAATCCAAAATATCAAGTTATTGTGTTAGACAACGTGACTGCTTTACAGAACTTGGTACTAGCAAATATCAATGACTCCAAGGATAATCGGCAAAACTATCAAGCACTGCAATTGTGGTTTCGAGGCCTCGGAACAATCCTAAAAGAGAGCGGCAAAACGATTTATGCGACGGCTCATCAAATTGATAACGGCGCAGACGGCATGAATAATGACGGTCGATTCGCAGCCGATATGAATGAGAAAACGTTTAATGCTTTCACAGGATTGTTCGATCTAGTTGGTCGGATTTATTTGAAAGATGGTAAACGAATGATTGATATGGATCCGGAGAAAGGTAATCACGCGAAAAATCGAATTGATGAACGCAAACTCATCGAGGCGGACGAATTAATTAAATCTAAGGGAGAGAAATAA
- a CDS encoding putative HNHc nuclease, translating into MQRSRTQLVESEGKIYLVTELDQKPNLDHVETVSGTRDQFYMDWEIADTRKARPQQRRLFFALLNDIMDWSVTPQDYLKSLFYLQYQIYTDGKQISLSDVTTSSVSDANQLLDLVIDFMFEWRVPFKKGYELLPRDQEYYLFECCRHRVCMICGNRADIHHVDVIGAGMNRTHVDHTKRHVMSVCRRHHSELEQIGAPAFSAKYHVPVDGIKLDVETLKRIGLKGNYSSD; encoded by the coding sequence ATGCAACGATCAAGAACTCAGCTAGTTGAGAGTGAAGGCAAGATCTATCTGGTCACGGAGCTTGACCAGAAGCCCAATTTAGATCACGTAGAGACTGTTAGCGGCACGAGAGACCAATTCTATATGGATTGGGAAATAGCCGATACGCGCAAAGCTAGACCGCAACAACGACGTCTATTCTTTGCACTACTAAATGACATCATGGACTGGTCGGTTACACCGCAAGACTACTTGAAGTCACTCTTTTACTTGCAGTATCAAATTTATACCGATGGCAAGCAGATTAGTCTATCAGACGTCACCACGTCAAGCGTAAGCGATGCTAATCAGTTGCTCGACCTAGTTATCGACTTCATGTTTGAATGGCGTGTGCCGTTTAAGAAGGGTTATGAGCTATTGCCGCGTGACCAAGAGTATTACTTGTTTGAATGCTGCCGGCATCGTGTTTGCATGATTTGCGGTAATCGAGCTGATATCCATCACGTCGATGTGATTGGTGCCGGGATGAATCGGACGCATGTTGACCACACTAAACGGCATGTAATGTCCGTGTGCAGGCGTCACCATTCAGAGCTTGAGCAGATTGGTGCGCCGGCATTCAGTGCGAAGTATCACGTACCAGTTGATGGGATCAAATTAGACGTAGAGACATTAAAACGAATTGGCTTGAAGGGTAATTACAGCAGTGACTGA
- a CDS encoding phage replisome organizer N-terminal domain-containing protein has product MAGIHWIKLKTAMFDDEKIRLIEVMPEANAIIVIWIRLLVLAGKTNDSGLIYIQRDMSYSDEMLAALFNLPISTVRLAMTTLENFDMIDVSENGVISINNWDKHQNIEGMEKVRIQTAERVQRFRDKQRQQQIESNATCNVTVTEGNATESDSESDSETESDSKEHGPATAEHFDWQTVIDYLNEKTGKRFKHTDSNKRLVVARHKDGGYTVDDMKQVIDNQCAAWLTNPNMNQYLRPATLFRASKFEGYLNNEPKKSKPTTREDWFGETN; this is encoded by the coding sequence TTGGCAGGAATTCACTGGATCAAGCTTAAAACGGCCATGTTCGATGATGAAAAGATTCGGCTGATTGAAGTGATGCCGGAAGCCAATGCAATCATTGTGATTTGGATTCGATTGCTAGTGTTGGCCGGGAAGACTAACGATTCGGGATTGATCTATATCCAGCGTGATATGTCGTACTCGGATGAAATGCTTGCAGCATTGTTCAATCTGCCAATTAGTACAGTCAGATTGGCTATGACGACATTAGAGAATTTCGACATGATTGACGTCAGTGAGAACGGCGTGATCAGTATCAATAACTGGGACAAACATCAAAATATCGAGGGTATGGAAAAGGTCAGAATACAGACGGCAGAACGGGTTCAACGCTTTCGTGATAAGCAAAGACAACAACAGATTGAGAGTAACGCTACATGTAACGTTACAGTAACGGAAGGTAACGCAACAGAATCAGACTCAGAATCAGATTCAGAAACAGAATCAGATAGTAAAGAACATGGTCCGGCTACCGCCGAACATTTCGACTGGCAAACAGTAATTGACTATCTTAACGAGAAGACTGGCAAAAGATTCAAGCATACTGATTCTAATAAGAGATTAGTCGTAGCACGGCATAAAGACGGTGGTTATACCGTTGATGACATGAAGCAGGTAATTGATAACCAATGTGCCGCATGGTTGACCAATCCTAACATGAATCAATATTTACGACCGGCGACATTGTTTCGTGCTTCTAAGTTTGAAGGCTACTTGAACAACGAACCCAAGAAAAGTAAGCCAACTACACGAGAGGACTGGTTTGGTGAAACGAATTAA
- a CDS encoding phage scaffolding protein: protein MKREALKKMGLTDEQINSIMETNGHDIENAKASVGDVETIKQENETLKGQLSTRDKDMKALKKQLGDNEDLTKQVTDLQTKYDQDTEKLAAQLTQTKLNGALDSALTDAKARNPKAVRGLLDMDKVKLTDDGKLDGFGEQLDALKKSDAYLFDEGKQPHYDPKGGGGPQDDNPAQALIDAFKQ from the coding sequence ATGAAGCGTGAAGCATTAAAGAAAATGGGCCTGACCGATGAGCAAATCAATTCGATTATGGAAACTAACGGTCACGATATCGAGAATGCGAAAGCCTCGGTTGGCGACGTTGAAACGATTAAGCAGGAAAACGAAACGCTTAAAGGCCAGTTATCTACCCGTGATAAGGACATGAAGGCATTGAAGAAGCAGCTTGGTGACAACGAGGACTTAACCAAGCAAGTTACTGACCTTCAAACCAAGTACGATCAAGATACTGAAAAGTTGGCGGCTCAGCTTACTCAAACCAAGTTAAATGGGGCGCTGGACTCAGCGTTGACCGATGCTAAGGCGCGCAATCCTAAAGCTGTTCGTGGTCTGTTAGACATGGATAAGGTTAAGTTAACCGATGATGGTAAGCTTGATGGCTTTGGTGAACAATTGGACGCTTTAAAGAAGTCGGATGCTTACTTGTTCGATGAAGGGAAGCAACCACACTATGATCCTAAAGGTGGCGGCGGTCCCCAAGATGATAATCCGGCACAAGCCCTAATTGATGCATTCAAACAATAA
- a CDS encoding DUF6941 family protein: protein MTTSKLSAQIVVSENIDRVNNPNGLGDTVRLVNPTLTLGMPIVPTALSFSISVLTDGLSFDTDHHIKLAIEDESNNEISKVEGDVKSFAAPHMGGFNINFDFRNVVFQKSGRYTAIFSIDGDPVQSQKFRTFSDKNEATVNRVD from the coding sequence ATGACTACATCGAAATTATCTGCTCAGATTGTTGTTTCTGAAAACATTGACCGTGTAAATAACCCTAACGGATTAGGTGATACAGTGAGATTAGTAAATCCTACTTTGACACTTGGAATGCCCATTGTACCCACTGCACTTTCTTTTTCGATATCTGTTCTAACTGATGGTTTGAGTTTTGACACCGATCATCATATTAAATTGGCGATTGAAGATGAAAGTAACAACGAGATTAGTAAGGTTGAGGGTGACGTTAAATCGTTTGCTGCGCCCCATATGGGTGGCTTCAACATCAACTTTGATTTCAGAAATGTAGTCTTTCAAAAATCAGGAAGATACACTGCAATATTTAGCATAGATGGTGATCCTGTTCAAAGCCAAAAGTTTAGAACCTTTTCAGATAAAAATGAAGCAACTGTAAATAGAGTCGATTAA